One Vibrio sp. 16 genomic window carries:
- a CDS encoding virulence factor BrkB family protein — protein MAETVRRYKLKLEQTLKQSLIFGQYLIARMAHDRVNVNAGYLAYITLLSIVPMLTVLLSVLSSFSIFENAGDAIQDFVITHFVPAAGDAVKGALLEFVSNTGKMSAVGGGFLFVAALMLISNIDKNLNYIWRVRRKRRAVFSFSMYWMVLTLGPILVGASIAATSYVTSLKIIESEAVSGVYNLLLRWLPFLLSLFAFVGLYLLVPNKKVHISHALIGAVVAAILFEASKKGFAAYITQFPSYQLIYGALAAIPILFVWVYLCWLIVLVGAEVTAALGEKEHWSKPQEMVHSPENLTQSTSKKGNHSDSPDPESE, from the coding sequence ATGGCTGAGACGGTCAGGAGATACAAGTTGAAATTAGAGCAAACTCTTAAGCAAAGTCTGATTTTTGGGCAATATTTGATCGCCCGAATGGCGCATGATCGCGTCAACGTCAATGCGGGCTACCTTGCGTATATTACTTTATTGTCGATCGTACCCATGTTGACGGTGTTGTTGTCTGTTCTGTCATCATTCTCCATTTTCGAAAACGCGGGTGACGCGATTCAAGACTTTGTGATTACCCATTTCGTCCCTGCTGCGGGTGATGCAGTGAAAGGAGCGTTGCTCGAGTTTGTCTCAAATACCGGCAAGATGAGTGCGGTCGGTGGTGGCTTTCTGTTTGTGGCTGCGTTGATGTTGATCTCTAACATTGATAAGAATTTGAATTACATCTGGCGAGTCAGACGCAAGCGCAGAGCGGTGTTCTCTTTCTCGATGTATTGGATGGTACTGACTTTAGGGCCAATTCTGGTTGGAGCCAGTATTGCCGCGACCTCTTACGTGACTTCGCTGAAAATTATAGAAAGTGAAGCGGTATCGGGTGTGTATAACTTATTGTTGCGCTGGTTACCGTTTTTGCTCTCCCTGTTTGCCTTTGTTGGCCTCTATCTTTTGGTCCCCAACAAAAAAGTACACATTTCTCATGCTTTAATTGGTGCTGTTGTTGCGGCCATTTTGTTTGAAGCGAGTAAGAAAGGATTTGCGGCTTACATTACCCAGTTCCCTTCTTATCAATTGATTTATGGCGCGTTAGCCGCTATCCCAATCTTGTTTGTTTGGGTCTATTTGTGTTGGCTGATTGTGCTTGTTGGCGCTGAAGTGACCGCGGCGCTCGGGGAGAAAGAGCACTGGAGCAAGCCGCAAGAAATGGTACACTCGCCTGAAAACTTAACGCAATCAACATCTAAGAAAGGAAACCACAGTGATAGCCCTGATCCAGAGAGTGAGTGA
- the dtd gene encoding D-aminoacyl-tRNA deacylase yields the protein MIALIQRVSEAAVRVDGEVVGEIEHGLLVLLGVEKGDDEAKAKRLMERVTTYRVFGDDEGKMNLNVKQVEGKVLVVSQFTLPADTKKGTRAGFSRGAHPADAERLYEYFADRCAEVLPTERGQFAADMKVSLVNDGPVTFWLQV from the coding sequence GTGATAGCCCTGATCCAGAGAGTGAGTGAAGCCGCCGTTCGTGTCGACGGTGAAGTCGTTGGCGAAATTGAGCACGGCCTTTTGGTGCTATTGGGCGTTGAAAAAGGTGACGACGAAGCAAAAGCGAAGCGTCTTATGGAGCGAGTCACCACCTACCGTGTGTTTGGTGACGACGAAGGCAAAATGAACCTCAATGTCAAACAAGTTGAGGGCAAGGTCTTAGTAGTGTCGCAGTTTACGTTGCCCGCTGATACCAAGAAGGGAACACGCGCAGGGTTTTCTCGTGGTGCTCACCCTGCAGACGCTGAGCGCTTGTACGAATATTTTGCCGATCGCTGTGCAGAGGTATTACCCACGGAGCGAGGCCAGTTTGCCGCAGATATGAAAGTGTCGCTGGTGAATGACGGCCCCGTGACATTCTGGCTACAAGTTTAG
- a CDS encoding DUF2959 domain-containing protein, whose product MPYILALVLSIFTLTGCQSAYYSAMEQVGYHKRDIMVDRVEEAKKSQQEAQQEFTSALDALSALTNFDGGELESVYNQINDKYQDSEKAAEDVRSRIAAIEDVSDALFAEWQDELELYTSSKLRRASEQKLRDTKSSYATMLKAMKRAEQKMTPVLNTLRDNTLYLKHNLNASAIGSLQGEFSNLEQDIQFAIKQMNAAIAESDKFLQKLNQK is encoded by the coding sequence ATGCCGTACATACTGGCTTTGGTATTATCCATTTTTACTCTAACAGGCTGCCAGTCCGCCTACTACTCAGCCATGGAACAAGTAGGCTACCACAAACGTGACATTATGGTGGATCGCGTTGAAGAAGCCAAAAAATCACAACAAGAAGCACAGCAAGAGTTCACGAGTGCACTGGACGCGCTCTCAGCACTCACCAACTTTGATGGTGGCGAGCTAGAAAGCGTCTATAACCAGATTAACGACAAATACCAAGACAGCGAAAAAGCAGCAGAAGATGTACGTTCACGTATTGCGGCGATTGAAGATGTGTCCGACGCTCTCTTTGCCGAGTGGCAAGATGAGTTAGAACTGTATACCAGCTCAAAACTGCGTCGTGCGAGCGAACAGAAGCTACGTGATACCAAATCGTCATACGCCACCATGCTTAAAGCGATGAAGCGTGCTGAGCAGAAAATGACGCCAGTCCTCAATACTCTGCGCGACAATACGCTCTATTTGAAACATAACCTCAATGCGAGTGCGATTGGCTCCCTACAAGGCGAGTTTTCGAATCTCGAGCAAGACATTCAGTTCGCAATCAAACAAATGAATGCCGCGATAGCGGAATCGGATAAGTTCTTGCAAAAACTCAACCAAAAGTAA
- the glnA gene encoding glutamate--ammonia ligase — MSVENVLSLIQENEVKFVDLRFTDTKGKEQHVSIPAHQVDADFFEEGKMFDGSSVAGWKGINESDMVMMPDAASAVLDPFTEDATLNIRCDILEPATMQGYDRDPRSIAKRAEDYLRATGIADTVLVGPEPEFFLFDDVKFATDMSGSFFKIDDVEAAWNTGSDYEGGNKGHRPGVKGGYFPVAPVDSSQDIRSAMCLILEEMGQVVEAHHHEVATAGQNEIATRFNTLTAKADEIQVYKYVVHNVAHAFGKTATFMPKPLVGDNGSGMHVHQSLAKDGVNLFAGDKYGGLSEMALYYIGGVIKHAKAINAFANASTNSYKRLVPGFEAPVMLAYSARNRSASIRIPVVPSPKARRIELRFGDPSANPYLCFAAMLMAGLDGIKNKIHPGEAMDKDLYDLPAEEAAEIPTVAYSLKEALECLDADREFLTAGGVFSDDFIDSYIDLKSQDVEKVNMTTHPLEFELYYSV; from the coding sequence ATGTCAGTAGAAAACGTTCTATCGCTGATCCAAGAAAACGAAGTTAAGTTTGTTGACCTACGTTTTACAGATACAAAAGGTAAAGAGCAGCACGTATCTATCCCTGCTCACCAAGTGGACGCAGACTTCTTTGAAGAAGGTAAGATGTTCGATGGTTCTTCAGTTGCTGGCTGGAAGGGTATCAACGAATCTGACATGGTAATGATGCCAGACGCAGCATCTGCTGTTCTTGACCCATTCACAGAAGACGCAACACTAAACATCCGTTGTGACATTCTTGAGCCTGCAACAATGCAAGGCTACGATCGTGACCCACGTTCTATTGCTAAACGTGCTGAAGACTACCTACGTGCAACTGGCATCGCTGATACTGTTCTTGTTGGTCCAGAGCCAGAGTTCTTCCTATTTGACGATGTTAAGTTCGCAACTGACATGTCAGGTTCTTTCTTCAAAATTGACGACGTAGAAGCAGCTTGGAACACAGGTTCTGACTACGAAGGTGGTAACAAAGGTCACCGCCCAGGCGTTAAAGGTGGTTACTTCCCAGTAGCTCCAGTGGATTCTTCTCAAGACATCCGCTCTGCAATGTGTCTAATCCTTGAAGAGATGGGCCAAGTTGTAGAAGCGCACCACCACGAAGTTGCAACTGCGGGTCAGAACGAAATCGCTACTCGCTTCAACACGCTAACAGCTAAAGCTGATGAAATTCAGGTTTACAAGTACGTTGTTCATAACGTTGCTCACGCGTTCGGCAAAACAGCGACATTTATGCCTAAGCCACTCGTTGGCGACAACGGTAGCGGCATGCACGTTCACCAATCTCTAGCGAAAGACGGTGTTAACCTATTCGCGGGTGACAAGTACGGCGGCCTATCTGAAATGGCACTTTACTACATCGGTGGTGTTATCAAGCACGCTAAAGCAATCAACGCATTTGCTAACGCATCAACGAACTCGTACAAGCGTCTTGTACCTGGTTTCGAAGCGCCTGTTATGCTTGCATACTCTGCACGTAACCGCTCTGCTTCTATCCGTATCCCTGTGGTACCAAGCCCTAAAGCACGTCGTATCGAGCTACGTTTCGGTGACCCATCAGCGAACCCATACCTATGTTTCGCAGCAATGTTAATGGCTGGTCTTGACGGTATTAAGAACAAGATCCACCCAGGCGAAGCGATGGATAAAGACCTTTACGACCTACCTGCAGAAGAAGCAGCAGAAATCCCAACAGTGGCTTACTCACTAAAAGAAGCGCTAGAGTGTCTAGACGCTGACCGTGAGTTCCTAACCGCTGGTGGTGTATTCTCTGACGACTTCATCGACTCTTACATCGACCTTAAGTCTCAAGATGTA
- a CDS encoding AAA family ATPase has translation MKPIVITGGPGAGKTTLLNALGELGYATFAEGSRTLIEQQSQLDEGILPWTNLPEFANLCLELMGNQKREAENHKVAFVDRAIPDIVAYLQVGGCNVEPRFITESREYHSQVLACRTEASIYVQDEVRPHSFEEALQIHQTLVETYAELGYHVVEVPWGSVAERVDFVRITLGLERES, from the coding sequence GTGAAGCCAATTGTCATCACTGGTGGGCCAGGAGCAGGCAAAACCACCTTGCTCAATGCGCTTGGAGAGTTAGGCTACGCCACGTTTGCTGAAGGTTCACGTACCTTGATTGAACAGCAAAGCCAACTCGATGAGGGGATTCTGCCTTGGACGAACTTGCCTGAGTTCGCCAACTTGTGCCTTGAGCTAATGGGAAATCAGAAGCGAGAAGCAGAGAACCACAAGGTTGCGTTTGTTGACCGAGCAATCCCAGATATTGTGGCGTATCTTCAGGTGGGTGGCTGTAACGTTGAGCCAAGGTTTATCACTGAGAGTAGGGAATATCATTCCCAGGTACTTGCTTGTCGAACAGAAGCCTCTATCTATGTTCAAGATGAAGTGCGCCCACACAGTTTCGAAGAAGCGCTGCAAATTCATCAAACCCTAGTCGAGACTTATGCAGAGCTTGGCTATCACGTGGTGGAAGTACCTTGGGGAAGTGTGGCGGAGCGGGTGGACTTTGTTCGAATAACGTTGGGGCTTGAGAGGGAAAGCTAA
- the typA gene encoding translational GTPase TypA, with protein MATPQIDKLRNIAIIAHVDHGKTTLVDKLLQQSGTLESRGEAEERVMDSNDIEKERGITILAKNTAINWNDYRINIVDTPGHADFGGEVERIMSMVDSVLLIVDAVDGPMPQTRFVTQKAFAHGLKPIVVINKIDRPGARPDWVMDQVFDLFDNLGATDDQLDFKVVYASALNGWASLEEGETGENMEPLFQTIVDVVDAPNVDLEGPLQMQVSQLDYSSYVGVIGVARVTRGSVKPNQQVTVIGADGKTRNGKVGTVMGYLGLERHEVEQANAGDIIAITGLGELKISDTICAQNAVEALPALSVDEPTVTMTFQVNTSPFAGKEGKFVTSRNILERLEKELVHNVALRVEQTDDPDKFRVSGRGELHLSILIENMRREGFELAVSRPEVIIKEEDGQLMEPFETVTIDVMEEHQGGIMENIGLRKGELTDMSPDGKGRVRMDFIMPSRGLIGFQTEFMTLTSGSGLLYHTFDHYGPHKGGEIGQRINGVLISNGMGKALTNALFNLQERGRMFIGHGVEVYEGMVVGIHSRDNDLTVNVLKGKQLTNVRASGTDDAQVLTPPIVMTLEQALEFIDDDELVEVTPESIRIRKKFLTESDRKRASRAAK; from the coding sequence ATGGCTACTCCACAGATTGATAAATTAAGAAATATCGCGATCATCGCGCACGTTGACCACGGTAAAACTACACTGGTTGATAAACTACTACAGCAATCAGGTACTTTAGAGTCTCGCGGCGAAGCAGAAGAGCGCGTCATGGACTCGAATGACATCGAAAAAGAGCGTGGCATTACCATTCTTGCTAAAAACACAGCAATCAACTGGAATGACTACCGTATCAACATCGTAGATACTCCGGGACACGCGGACTTCGGTGGTGAAGTAGAACGTATCATGTCGATGGTAGATTCAGTACTACTTATCGTTGACGCAGTAGATGGCCCAATGCCACAAACGCGTTTCGTAACACAGAAAGCTTTTGCTCACGGTCTTAAGCCTATCGTTGTTATCAACAAGATTGACCGCCCAGGCGCGCGTCCTGATTGGGTTATGGATCAAGTCTTCGACCTATTCGATAACCTAGGTGCAACTGACGACCAGCTAGACTTTAAAGTGGTTTATGCTTCTGCACTAAACGGTTGGGCTTCTCTAGAAGAAGGCGAAACTGGCGAGAACATGGAACCTCTATTCCAAACTATCGTTGACGTTGTTGATGCGCCAAATGTTGACCTTGAAGGTCCACTGCAGATGCAAGTTTCTCAGCTAGACTACAGCTCTTACGTTGGTGTTATCGGTGTTGCGCGTGTAACTCGTGGCTCTGTTAAGCCAAACCAACAGGTAACAGTTATCGGTGCAGACGGTAAGACTCGCAACGGTAAAGTAGGCACAGTAATGGGCTACCTTGGCCTAGAGCGTCATGAAGTAGAGCAAGCAAACGCGGGTGATATCATCGCAATCACTGGCCTTGGTGAGCTGAAAATCTCTGACACTATCTGTGCACAAAACGCAGTAGAAGCGCTTCCTGCACTGTCTGTAGATGAACCAACAGTAACCATGACGTTCCAAGTAAACACGTCTCCATTCGCGGGTAAAGAAGGTAAGTTCGTGACTTCACGTAACATCCTTGAGCGCCTTGAGAAAGAATTGGTACACAACGTTGCACTACGTGTAGAGCAAACTGACGATCCAGACAAATTCCGCGTATCAGGCCGTGGTGAACTTCACCTATCTATCCTGATCGAAAACATGCGTCGTGAAGGCTTCGAGCTAGCAGTATCTCGTCCAGAAGTTATCATCAAAGAAGAAGATGGCCAGCTAATGGAACCGTTTGAAACGGTAACTATCGACGTGATGGAAGAGCACCAAGGTGGCATCATGGAGAACATCGGCCTACGTAAAGGTGAGCTGACTGACATGTCTCCAGATGGTAAAGGCCGTGTGCGTATGGACTTCATCATGCCATCTCGTGGTCTGATTGGTTTCCAAACTGAATTCATGACGCTAACGTCAGGTTCTGGTCTTCTTTACCATACATTTGATCACTACGGTCCACACAAAGGCGGCGAGATCGGCCAGCGTATCAACGGTGTACTTATCTCCAACGGTATGGGTAAGGCGCTTACAAACGCACTATTCAACCTACAAGAGCGTGGCCGTATGTTCATTGGTCACGGTGTTGAAGTATACGAAGGCATGGTTGTTGGTATCCACAGCCGTGACAACGACCTAACCGTAAACGTACTGAAAGGTAAGCAGCTAACCAACGTTCGTGCATCAGGTACGGATGACGCACAGGTTCTTACTCCGCCAATCGTGATGACGCTTGAGCAAGCTCTAGAGTTCATCGATGACGACGAACTAGTAGAAGTGACGCCGGAAAGCATTCGTATCCGTAAGAAGTTCCTAACAGAGTCGGATCGTAAGCGTGCGTCTCGCGCTGCAAAATAA
- a CDS encoding bifunctional GNAT family N-acetyltransferase/hotdog fold thioesterase: MFKLITPKTENQLNKYYHFRWQMLREPWRMPLGSERDEYDPMSHHRMIVDGRGRPMAIGRLYITPDSEGQIRYMAVKGARRSKGMGSLVLVALESLARQEGAKRLVCNAREDAIAFYEKNGFERRGELTDERGPVRHLQMVKPLDPMANVLRKPEWCTELQERWENQIPISDKMGIKINQYTGYQFECSAQLNPNLNPHNTMFAGSAFTLATLTGWGMTWLLMKERNLTGDIVLADSQIRYRHPVTQNPVASTSLDGISGDLDRLASGRKARIVIHVTIYSGDDAAVEFIGTYMLLPNYKAILPEESDASS; the protein is encoded by the coding sequence ATGTTTAAGCTGATTACGCCAAAAACGGAAAACCAACTGAACAAGTACTATCACTTTCGTTGGCAAATGCTGCGTGAGCCTTGGCGCATGCCGCTTGGTTCAGAGCGAGATGAGTACGATCCAATGAGTCACCACCGCATGATTGTCGATGGCCGTGGACGACCTATGGCGATTGGGCGCTTATACATCACCCCTGATAGCGAAGGTCAGATTCGTTACATGGCGGTAAAAGGTGCTCGCCGAAGCAAAGGGATGGGGTCGCTTGTGCTTGTTGCTCTTGAATCCTTGGCTCGCCAAGAAGGGGCAAAGCGCTTGGTGTGTAATGCTCGTGAAGATGCGATCGCCTTCTATGAGAAAAACGGCTTTGAGAGGCGAGGTGAGTTGACGGATGAGCGTGGCCCTGTTCGCCACCTACAGATGGTTAAACCCCTTGACCCAATGGCCAATGTCCTTCGCAAGCCGGAGTGGTGCACGGAGCTGCAAGAGCGTTGGGAGAATCAAATTCCCATCAGTGACAAAATGGGCATCAAGATTAACCAATACACGGGTTATCAGTTTGAGTGTAGTGCCCAGTTAAACCCCAACCTAAACCCACACAATACGATGTTTGCTGGCTCGGCCTTTACGCTGGCGACCTTAACCGGATGGGGCATGACATGGTTATTGATGAAAGAGCGTAATCTTACCGGAGATATCGTGCTGGCAGACAGCCAGATCCGCTATCGTCATCCAGTGACCCAGAATCCAGTTGCGTCGACATCTCTTGACGGCATCAGCGGAGATTTAGACCGACTTGCGTCTGGCCGCAAAGCGCGGATTGTCATTCATGTGACTATCTACAGCGGTGATGACGCCGCCGTTGAGTTCATTGGCACCTACATGCTGCTACCCAACTACAAGGCGATTTTGCCGGAAGAGTCAGACGCCTCTTCTTGA
- a CDS encoding AsmA family protein: MKKPLILTTIILISLICLSLLSLFAILQTRHAPQVVSYLFEQLTPYRVNAQQVTYTPPLQLSLQDVVVEREQQQARIPKLTVWLSQSFWQNGKLAFDSLLVESAILDLSHNYASMLDGITLRQVALQHVDLTSEQWSAREVNLQVENPEWKQNNQALPFGDIQFSAKQLYVRGEALNDVLVDAQYKPQNSTLYGASFKWHGAEFSGQAEQFQQGWSLINVTVFDLNLDSVAPATKLVNTLNSLEFPVYHINSLDILRSNVNYQGWHFEQLDASIENLYLNQSLWQQENGYFSFDAELLTYQELRFINPTAELGFGNNDINVELFNADFKQGWLQFKGKLSQERIALDELRVSGVKWLEDLPQMSSELKALVSSLSSLTIKELDVRNSQFIQVEKRPYWQVSGLSIEGRDLEFINPQQTGLLNGKIELSASNASLDNLLSTQLVVEMQAEQGKLNLERAFFPLQAGYIEANGQWDRSSISAPWRLTLHADGVPTDLPLFDAQLPFHLQGMAEVELELSGLSGDYAMFAHSLSGDAKLQLHQTTLKAKSADGETSFEQEWPLETISIQADRGRLSLSSKGEEAELTGHIDMLKSEFATLLFRTQTPCQRLWSDIFSLTNVIEQTCQEAEAAPPAHADGVQHQEEASDSSGKIAL; encoded by the coding sequence GTGAAGAAACCGCTGATACTGACCACCATCATCCTGATAAGCCTAATTTGCCTTTCGTTGCTATCGTTGTTTGCCATACTGCAGACACGCCACGCGCCGCAAGTGGTTAGCTATTTGTTCGAGCAACTCACCCCCTACCGAGTAAATGCCCAGCAAGTTACCTACACACCACCACTCCAGCTTTCTCTACAGGATGTGGTTGTCGAACGAGAACAACAACAAGCACGCATTCCAAAGCTGACCGTATGGCTCAGCCAGTCGTTCTGGCAAAATGGCAAGCTCGCTTTCGATTCATTACTCGTTGAAAGCGCAATACTCGACCTTAGCCACAATTACGCTTCGATGCTGGACGGCATTACCCTTCGCCAAGTGGCGCTGCAGCATGTCGATCTTACTTCGGAGCAATGGTCAGCAAGAGAGGTCAATTTGCAGGTCGAGAATCCTGAATGGAAGCAAAACAATCAGGCCCTGCCCTTTGGCGATATTCAATTTTCAGCAAAACAGCTTTATGTTCGTGGCGAAGCCCTGAACGACGTCTTAGTTGATGCTCAATACAAACCTCAGAACAGCACTCTCTATGGCGCATCATTCAAATGGCATGGCGCTGAGTTCTCTGGTCAAGCAGAGCAATTTCAACAAGGCTGGTCACTCATCAATGTGACGGTTTTTGATCTCAATCTCGACAGCGTTGCCCCGGCAACAAAACTGGTCAACACATTGAACTCTCTAGAGTTTCCGGTCTACCACATCAACAGCCTTGATATACTGCGAAGCAACGTTAACTACCAAGGTTGGCATTTTGAACAGTTGGATGCCTCAATCGAGAATCTTTATCTCAATCAGTCGCTTTGGCAACAGGAAAATGGCTACTTCTCGTTTGATGCCGAACTGCTCACCTACCAAGAGTTAAGGTTTATTAACCCAACGGCCGAGCTTGGATTTGGGAACAATGACATTAACGTTGAGCTGTTTAACGCCGACTTCAAACAAGGCTGGCTGCAATTTAAAGGCAAACTATCCCAAGAACGTATTGCACTTGATGAGCTTAGAGTCTCTGGCGTGAAGTGGCTTGAAGACCTTCCTCAGATGAGCAGCGAGTTAAAGGCGTTGGTTTCATCACTTAGCTCTCTGACCATCAAAGAGCTCGACGTGCGTAACAGTCAATTTATTCAAGTGGAAAAACGCCCCTATTGGCAGGTATCAGGACTGAGCATCGAAGGGCGTGACCTTGAGTTCATCAATCCCCAGCAAACAGGATTACTGAACGGCAAAATTGAGCTAAGCGCCAGTAACGCCAGCCTAGATAACCTATTGAGCACTCAGTTGGTTGTGGAGATGCAAGCTGAGCAAGGGAAACTGAATCTGGAGCGCGCTTTCTTCCCGCTTCAGGCTGGCTACATCGAAGCCAATGGCCAGTGGGATCGTAGCAGCATCAGCGCTCCGTGGAGGCTGACCCTGCATGCCGATGGCGTACCTACCGACTTACCACTGTTTGATGCACAGCTGCCATTTCACCTGCAAGGGATGGCGGAAGTGGAGCTTGAGCTATCCGGTTTATCTGGTGATTACGCCATGTTTGCACATAGCCTGTCCGGAGATGCCAAACTGCAACTGCATCAAACCACGCTCAAAGCAAAGAGCGCCGACGGTGAAACCAGTTTTGAACAGGAATGGCCATTAGAGACGATTTCGATTCAGGCCGACCGAGGGCGGCTGAGCCTTTCTTCCAAAGGAGAAGAAGCCGAACTGACAGGGCATATTGATATGCTAAAGTCGGAATTTGCGACGCTGCTCTTTCGCACTCAAACCCCATGTCAGCGGTTGTGGTCGGATATTTTCAGTTTAACCAATGTAATTGAACAAACCTGCCAAGAGGCAGAGGCCGCGCCACCAGCCCATGCTGATGGCGTGCAACATCAAGAAGAGGCGTCTGACTCTTCCGGCAAAATCGCCTTGTAG